The genomic DNA TCATTACTTTCGCATAAAATATTGCCATTCAATTTCAAGACAATCTTTTTAATACTCGTATCTCCATAAACCTTTATTGAAATTGCCTGATTCTTATAAGGAATCTGGGGATCGAGTTTGAATATATCACCATCATTCGGATGGATGATTTTTAATACTTTATTTTCTGATTGGGTTGCGGTTTTAAGCATGATAAATTCTTTTTTATTGGCACAAAAATCACAGGTGTCTTTTGGCTCGGTTCCTGCAATAAATATCTCTTCTATTAACGGACATTCTTTTTTTGGAATCAAACCAGTTCTTGCACAGACTTTTAATGAAATAACAGATTTTGGTCTTTCAAATTCTTTTGGATATTCAACCCGGTGCAATTCAATCATAATATCCCTGAATAACGGTGCCGCACCTGAAATACCTGATACACCATTCATTGGCGACCCATCAAAATTTCCAACCCAGACACCAACCGTATACTTTTCGGTAAATCCAACACACCAGTTATCCTTAAAATTCTTTGTAGTACCTGTTTTGACCGCGCAAGGAAAAGGTAAATTTAATGGTGAATCATCACCAAATGCCTTTATTCTGCTTGAATTATCGGATAATACATCGGTAATTATATAAGCAATCTCTTCGGAAAAAACCCTCTCCCCTTTTTTAATTCCCTCGCCCCTTAAAAACCTATATTCAGTCCAGGAGCCATTATTGGCAATCGCCCTATATGCATTTGCGAGTTCAAGTAATTTGACTTCTGCGGCACCCAAGGAAAGGGCAAGTCCATAAAAAGTGGGCTCTTTAAAAATAGTTGTGAAATGTAGTTGATGTAAAAAATTATAAAATTTCTCCACACCTAATTTATCAAGGATATAGACCGCTGGAACATTAAATGAAGAACCAAGTGCTTCTCTTGCTCTAACAAGCCGATGATATTTTTCACCAAAATTTCTGGGTGCAAAGATTGTACCGTCTGATAATTTAAATTCGGTTACGGTGTCATTCATAAGGTAACTTATTGGAATGCCATCAGCAAGTGCAAGAATATATAAAAATGGCTTTAGACTTGAACCAGGCTGCCTTAAAGCCAGACAACCATTCACCTGTCCTTCTTTTTCTTCAAAATAGTCCTTTGAACCAACCATTGATAGTATCTCGCCCGTCTTTGTATCCATAACAATCACCGCACCCTGATTCACATTATATTTATTTAAAGTTTTAATTGATGTAAAAAGCATTTTTTCTATATTTTCTTGCAGATTTACATCAATTGTTGAAGTAATATTTGAATATTGGAGATTGATATTCTGTTGTAATATAAAATCGACAAAATGGGGTGCCTTGAAAACAATTTTTTTCTCATCAATCTTTATTGGTTCTGCAAGTGCACAGGTATATTTTGTAGAATCAATGAGTTTGTTTTCAAAAAGCTTTTTTATTATTGCATCCCGTTCTGTTCTTAGTCTGTTACGACTTTTAAATGGATTTAAAATACCCGGGGCTTTCGGTATAGCAGAAAGAATACAGGATTCACTAAGTGATAGTTGGCTTGCAGGTTTTTCAAAATAGAATTGTGATGCAGCCTCCACCCCATATGTCTGATAGCCATAGGGTGCTCGGTTTAGATAAATCTCAAGGATTTCATCCTTTCTTAAATGGAGTTCAAGTTTTAAGGCATAAACAATTTCAATTATTTTATTCCAGATGTTCCTTTTTCTGTGGTTCAATACAATCTTTGCAACCTGCATTGTGATTGTTGAACCACCGGTTCTTATTTTCTGGTGAATCAGATTTTCTTTTATTGCACGAAAAAGTGCTATTATGTCAATCCCTTTGTGAAGGAAAAATCTTTTATCTTCCCTTATGATTGTCGCTTTAATAATATCGGGCGATATATCCTTCAATGGTCTCCAGAGGCTTGTTTTATAGTCTGTTGAAAGCACTTTTCTAAGCAGAACTCCGTTTCGGTCTGCTATATTGAATGATTGGAATCTCGGATATAGTAATTTGCTATCTGGTGGTATAATAAAAAAGAATAGTAATACTATAAAAATTATTACCCCCAATATACTAAAAATTTTACGCATCATTAAATTTTATTCTATAATTTAACAAAATCAAGTACCATATCTAAGGTATGTTACGTATATCTCAAAAATGTGCGCAGACATTACCCTTTCATTTTTGATAAAAGAAGAATTTCACTCCACCCTTGCCCTCTTCCCGTAAAGCAAGACCAGGGGTTTGTTTGGTTTTCAAACATTTGCAGACCAAGGTCTGCGAATACAAGTCAATCATTTTTCGCCGTAGTGGTCAAGCTTGCTCGACATTGATTATTGCAGCGTAAACTCTGCCGCTACAACAAACCATCAATTATGTAGTGGTCGAGCTTGCTCGCCTTTAGCAGAGTAAACTCTGCCACTACAGATAATCATTTTACCCCGTAGTGGTCGAGCTTACTCGCCTTTAGCAGAGTGAACTCTGCCACTACAGATAATCATTTTACCCCGTAGTGGTCGAGATTGCTCGACAATTTACAGCACAAACCCGTAAGTGGGTGTGCCGCAATTTAAAATGTCGCCAATTTGTAGCGGTTTGACCCGTGATTTGCATCAGGGCAAGTTTATCAAACATTATCAAATTTCATCCCTTTTTAATTCTTTTGTCGCATAAATGCGACCGCTACAGAAGTTATGACACAGGCTCTGAAGGTTTGCCCTACTATTGCAGACAACATTTTCCTCTAAATTTTACATTTTTAATATTTTCTTGACTTATAGACAAAAAAAAGTATAATAAAAAACTTATGATTTATAGCATACTACCAGGGACTACTCTGAGAAAAGAGAAATATCTCCTTGAACTGCCGATTGAGGTTATGCCAGTTCCTCCCCGTGTCTATATCCATTTTTCACAACATAAGGGAACCCAGGCAATTCCGTTAGTAAAGCCCGGTGATTCAGTAAAGATTGGCACAAAAATTGGTGAAGCAAACACAGGTATTTGCTCATCTGTCCATTCAAGCGTCTCAGGAAAAGTGCTTGATATAAAACCTCATCCTCACCCTCTTCTTGGTGAAGGATTGTGCTGTATTATTGAATCAGATTATTCAGATACCTGGGAGCAAAAGTTTATAGATTCAGATTATCAATCGCTCAGCCGGGAGGAACTTCTTCTAAGAATAAAGCAGGCTGGTATTGTTGGTCTCGGTGGTGGTGGTTATCCAACCGATTTGAAACTTCTAAATGCAATGGAGAAAAAAATAGAAAAACTGATAATAAATGGCTGTGAATCCGAGCCGAATCTTTCTGCAGATTACCGGATAATGATGGAATATCCGGTTTGCGTTTCAGAAGGGGCAAAGATAATCCAGAAAATTCTTGGTGCCACTGAATTATTTTTTGCCCTTCCCCATATTTATAAACAAGCAGCTGAACTCCTAAAAAAAGAAGGAATAAAAGTAAAATTAATCCCTGATAGATATCCTCAGGGAGCAGAAAGGATATTGATAAAAAAGATTGTTAGGATAAATTTACCTTCAGATAAATTGCCCATTGATTTTGGTTTTATGGTCCAGAACGTTAGCACCTGTTATGCAATCTTTCAGGCGGTAAAGTATAATAAACCATTGATTGAAAGGGTGATTACAGTTAGTGGTAATGGGATAAAAGAGCCCAAAAATCTACTGGCCAAAATTGGCACTCCCATAAGTGATATAATTCAATATTGTGGCGGTTTAATTGGCGATATAAAAAAAATCATCTTTGGTGGATTGATGACGGGCAATGCCCAGTTTTCATTTGACACTCCGGTGATTAAAACTACAAATGGAATTGTATTTCAAAATGATTTGATTAAAGAAGAAACAATTGACTGTGTCCATTGCGGGAAATGTGTTGATGCCTGTCCAATGACACTCCTGCCACAAATTATTTATCAATATATAAGACGAAATGATTTTTCTCGTGCTATTGATTATGGTTTAAAAGAATGTATTGAATGCGGAATTTGTTCATATGTATGCCCTTCTTTTATTCCATTGGTTCATTATTTTAAATATGCAAGGTTGAGGATAGCAGATGAATAATTTATTGCTCGTTTCCTCACCCCCTCATATCCATTCAGCACTGAATCATAAAAACGCTGTTTTGTTCATTATTCTCTGTCTTTCTCCTGCAGTTATTACAGGGACAATCTTTTTTGGATTTTATGCATTGGGCATAATTTGTATTAGTATTTTTTCGTCTTTATCTTTTGAGATAGTTTTTGAATATTTTACAAAAAGAAAAATCACGATTTACGATGGAACAGCAATCTTGACCGGATTGTTGCTCGGGTTATCATTACCACCCGGCGTTCCTTTCTGGATTCCAATCCTCGGCGGAGGATTTGCCATTATTGTTACAAAACAATTATTTGGTGGTTTTGGATTCAATCTTTTAAATCCTGCACTTACAGGGCGTGCATTCCTTGTCTTAACATTTCCCGGGATAATGGCTACTTCATATCAAACTCCTTTGAAAGGGACACTTTCCGGGATGGATACGATAACTCAAGCGACACCTTTGACAGTATTGAAAAACCCCGGATATTACGGAAATGTGAATTTGATTCTTGAAAAATTTAGTTCAGCGAGTTATTTAAAAATATTATTCTTTGGACAGATTGGTGGTGCGATTGGTGAGACCTGCAAGATTTTATTGTTAATTGGTGGATTATTTTTGTTGTTATTAAAAATTATAGATTATAAGATTGTCGTTGGATATATTTTTAGTTTTCTTTTATTAAATTTACTCCTTCCTGGAAGAATCAATCCATTATTCCAGTTATTTTCCGGTGGTGTTATTCTCGCTATTTTTTTCATGGCAACGGACTGGGTCACCACACCCATAACAAAATATGGACGCTGGATGTTCGGAATTGGTTGCGGTGTGTTTACGGTATTAATCAGATATTTTTCTGGTTATCCAGAGGGTGTAACACCAGCAATACTTTTAATGAATATCTTAACTCCTTTGATAGATAAATTAGTCATTAAAAGGAGGACTGAATGTCAGAAAACATAAAGCAGAAAATTTATCTCTTTATATCTCTTTTATTGAGCGTTTTAACACTTACAATATTGAATGAAGCAACAAAGCCACTGGTTGCTCAACCCGAAGGTGGTAATAATTTTTCAATTCTCAAGAAGGCTATTGATGGAAATGAATTTATTCCAGTAATTCCCGAGACCCTGTGGCAGGTTTATGACTCTGCAAAAAATATTAAAGGTTTTGTATTCAAAATCTGGACCAGGGGTTATGCAGGTGTGATTCCAATAACTGCGGGATTTGATACTACAAAAAAAATCACCGGGGTTTATATCTCTGGCGCTGATGAGGGGTTTAAAGAAACCAAGGGATTGGGTTCAAAGGTCAGAGAAAAATCATTTTTAAATCAGTTTATTGGCAAGAATGTATCCCAGATAGCACTGAAAAAAGATGGCGGAGAGATAGATGCGATAACAGGGGCAACGATTTCATCCCGGGCTGTCTGCGAAGGTATTAAAAAGGGGCTGGAAACTTATACATCACTCCTTGAAGAAAGCAAAAAAGCCGACAGGAAAAAGGAGATATTTCCAGATGCGAATAGATTTCTTGAGGTAATTAAAGACACACTCTGGTATGCGATTTCACATCCTGAAACACTGGGGATAATTTTTTATGGACAAACTTTTGGCTATCTTGATACAATAAAATATCTCGCAGGGATAAATAAAGAGAAATGCATTGAAAAGATAATTATTGTTTATTCACAGGAGACAGAAGGAATTGGCGAAAGAATAAGAGAGCAGGAATTTCTTGATAAATTCAAAA from candidate division WOR-3 bacterium includes the following:
- the pbpC gene encoding penicillin-binding protein 1C, which codes for MRKIFSILGVIIFIVLLFFFIIPPDSKLLYPRFQSFNIADRNGVLLRKVLSTDYKTSLWRPLKDISPDIIKATIIREDKRFFLHKGIDIIALFRAIKENLIHQKIRTGGSTITMQVAKIVLNHRKRNIWNKIIEIVYALKLELHLRKDEILEIYLNRAPYGYQTYGVEAASQFYFEKPASQLSLSESCILSAIPKAPGILNPFKSRNRLRTERDAIIKKLFENKLIDSTKYTCALAEPIKIDEKKIVFKAPHFVDFILQQNINLQYSNITSTIDVNLQENIEKMLFTSIKTLNKYNVNQGAVIVMDTKTGEILSMVGSKDYFEEKEGQVNGCLALRQPGSSLKPFLYILALADGIPISYLMNDTVTEFKLSDGTIFAPRNFGEKYHRLVRAREALGSSFNVPAVYILDKLGVEKFYNFLHQLHFTTIFKEPTFYGLALSLGAAEVKLLELANAYRAIANNGSWTEYRFLRGEGIKKGERVFSEEIAYIITDVLSDNSSRIKAFGDDSPLNLPFPCAVKTGTTKNFKDNWCVGFTEKYTVGVWVGNFDGSPMNGVSGISGAAPLFRDIMIELHRVEYPKEFERPKSVISLKVCARTGLIPKKECPLIEEIFIAGTEPKDTCDFCANKKEFIMLKTATQSENKVLKIIHPNDGDIFKLDPQIPYKNQAISIKVYGDTSIKKIVLKLNGNILCESNEREVTFLWQPKPGLYELEVTGRSTSGEISERVKYRVY
- the rsxC gene encoding electron transport complex subunit RsxC: MIYSILPGTTLRKEKYLLELPIEVMPVPPRVYIHFSQHKGTQAIPLVKPGDSVKIGTKIGEANTGICSSVHSSVSGKVLDIKPHPHPLLGEGLCCIIESDYSDTWEQKFIDSDYQSLSREELLLRIKQAGIVGLGGGGYPTDLKLLNAMEKKIEKLIINGCESEPNLSADYRIMMEYPVCVSEGAKIIQKILGATELFFALPHIYKQAAELLKKEGIKVKLIPDRYPQGAERILIKKIVRINLPSDKLPIDFGFMVQNVSTCYAIFQAVKYNKPLIERVITVSGNGIKEPKNLLAKIGTPISDIIQYCGGLIGDIKKIIFGGLMTGNAQFSFDTPVIKTTNGIVFQNDLIKEETIDCVHCGKCVDACPMTLLPQIIYQYIRRNDFSRAIDYGLKECIECGICSYVCPSFIPLVHYFKYARLRIADE
- a CDS encoding FMN-binding protein codes for the protein MSENIKQKIYLFISLLLSVLTLTILNEATKPLVAQPEGGNNFSILKKAIDGNEFIPVIPETLWQVYDSAKNIKGFVFKIWTRGYAGVIPITAGFDTTKKITGVYISGADEGFKETKGLGSKVREKSFLNQFIGKNVSQIALKKDGGEIDAITGATISSRAVCEGIKKGLETYTSLLEESKKADRKKEIFPDANRFLEVIKDTLWYAISHPETLGIIFYGQTFGYLDTIKYLAGINKEKCIEKIIIVYSQETEGIGERIREQEFLDKFKTGMPDAISGATISSQALIKSVQDNFERFKEYLK
- a CDS encoding RnfABCDGE type electron transport complex subunit D encodes the protein MNNLLLVSSPPHIHSALNHKNAVLFIILCLSPAVITGTIFFGFYALGIICISIFSSLSFEIVFEYFTKRKITIYDGTAILTGLLLGLSLPPGVPFWIPILGGGFAIIVTKQLFGGFGFNLLNPALTGRAFLVLTFPGIMATSYQTPLKGTLSGMDTITQATPLTVLKNPGYYGNVNLILEKFSSASYLKILFFGQIGGAIGETCKILLLIGGLFLLLLKIIDYKIVVGYIFSFLLLNLLLPGRINPLFQLFSGGVILAIFFMATDWVTTPITKYGRWMFGIGCGVFTVLIRYFSGYPEGVTPAILLMNILTPLIDKLVIKRRTECQKT